The Haloarchaeobius salinus genomic sequence CTCCAAGAGTACGGTCTATCGCTATCTTTCGACCCTCAAATCTCATGGATACGTGGTCAAGGAAGATGAAAACTACCATATAGGACTCAGATTTATGCAAATGTCCCGCCATGCGAGAATGAGAAAGGGCATGTACACCATCGCCGAGGGCCTCACGCAGTCGTTGGCCGAACAGACAGGTGATCGGGCGACCTTCATCACGGAGGAAAACGGCCTTGGTGTCGTGA encodes the following:
- a CDS encoding helix-turn-helix domain-containing protein, with product MSSGTNADTIQSVDTAFRIVEFIREKQGCSIEDLTSQFDVSKSTVYRYLSTLKSHGYVVKEDENYHIGLRFMQMSRHARMRKGMYTIAEGLTQSLAEQTGDRATFITEENGLGVV